Proteins encoded by one window of Danaus plexippus chromosome Z, MEX_DaPlex, whole genome shotgun sequence:
- the LOC116777799 gene encoding uncharacterized protein LOC116777799, which yields MSATKYCHPFLNGLKSLPEGYDDEIQQIREWMKSQPHLPYISDEYVILFLHSNYYKVKETKDTIECYFTLRNNSPDLFTNRDPLLPKNKLILDMTHMVALPKLSPEGYHILLYRLADTDYSKLNFADAVRVFCMFNDIKLSEDRLSEGYIVIFDMKGCSLGHLTRVTLPALRAFMVYIQNAHPCRLKKIHVVHTVSFINQVMCLVKPLIHSNLLNLLNFSSEGPASAVDLEYLPEDYGGPQPPVKQLHEEQRKNMEENYRDWLIESEIFKVDEKKRIKKPSKGMFASFTSSFKSLDID from the exons ATGTCAGCGACTAAATATTGTCATCCGTTTTTGAACGGTCTGAAGTCACTTCCCGAGGGATATGATGACGAGATACAGCAAATAAGAGAATG GATGAAAAGCCAGCCTCACCTGCCTTACATATCAGACGAGTATGTGATCCTCTTTCTCCACTCCAACTATTACAAGGTGAAGGAAACCAAGGACACCATCGAGTGTTACTTTACTCTCAGGAATAATTCCCCCGACCTCTTCACGAACCGGGACCCACTGCTGCCAAAGAATAAACTCATATTGGACATGAC TCATATGGTAGCCCTGCCAAAGTTATCGCCGGAGGGCTATCACATCCTGCTGTACCGTCTTGCGGACACCGACTACAGCAAACTCAACTTTGCTGATGCTGTACGAGTCTTCTGCATGTTCAATGACATCAAGCTGTCAGAGGACAGGCTCTCCGAGGGTTACATAGTCATATTCGACATGAAGGGCTGCAGTCTTGGTCATCTGACCAGAGTTACTCTACCCGCTTTGAGAGCCTTCATGGTTTACATACAG aacGCACATCCGTGTCGCCTGAAGAAGATCCACGTGGTTCACACGGTGTCCTTCATAAACCAAGTGATGTGCCTCGTAAAACCTCTCATACATTCCAATCTTCTCAATCTGCTTAACTTCTCCTCTGAAGGCCCGGCTTCTGCTGTCGACTTGGAATATCTGCCGGAAGATTACGGCGGTCCACAACCACCTGTCAAGCAATTGCACGAAGAGCAGAGGAAAAACATGGAAGAAAATTATCGCGACTGGTTGATCGAATCGGAGATTTTCAAAGTGGACGAGAAGAAGCGCATCAAGAAACCTAGCAAAGGAATGTTCGCCAGTTTCACTAGTAGTTTTAAAAGCCTCGACATCGActga